The Flavobacterium sp. 20NA77.7 genome includes the window GCGGTTAAATGATACGCATCAGAAGACATTCCGCCTCCGCCAATCTCACAATATATTTTTGCGCCACGTGCTTTTGCATGTTCATATTCTTCAAGTACAAGAGCTCCTGCGCCTTCGCCTAAAACAAATCCGTCTCTGGTCGCATCAAAAGGTCTTGAAGCGGTTTCAGGAGAATCATTTCTTGTCGATAACGCATGCATTGAATTAAAACCACCCATTCCAGCAATAGTAACTGCCGCTTCTGATCCGCCAGAAACTACAACATCACACATGCCTAAACGAATGTAATTAAATGCATCTATTAAGGCGTTTGCCGAAGAAGCGCATGCTGAAACCGTAGTATAGTTTGGCCCCATAAACCCATTTCTCATAGAAATATGAGCAGGTGCAATATCAGCAATCATTTTTGGAATAAAGAAAGGGTTAAATTTTGGTGTTCCATCTCCTTTTGCATAATAAAGCACTTCGTCTTGAAAAGTCTCTAAACCGCCAATACCAGCACCCCAAATCACACCAACTTTATATTTATTAATTTTTTCTAAATCTAAATTAGAATCTTTTATTGCTTCATCACTGGCAACAATAGCATATTGTGCAAATTTATCTAATCTTCTAGCTTCTTTTCTATCGATATATTCTTCGATATTAAAGTTTTTTACCTCACAAGCAAATTTAGTTTTATGCTTTTCCGTATCATAATATGTTATTGGCGCAGCGCCACTTTTTCCGCTAATTAAACCTTGCCAATACTCCTCAATGTTATTGCCAATAGGAGTTAATGCTCCAAGTCCTGTTACTACTACACGTTTTAACTGCATAAAAAAAGTTTTAAGTTATATAAAAAAAACCCATAGTGCTTTTAAGAATAGTTAAAAGAAACAATGGGTATTACATAATGTCTTATTTAATATGATTGTAATACAATCAATTGTTTTTACAAATCTATAAAAAAGATTTTTAAAAACAGAAACAAAATAACAACATCCATGAGAAAGATTCTCACGGATGATTGTGTTATTATTTCTTAGCTTCTTCGATGTAAGAAATTGCTTGACCTACAGTAGAAATGTTTTCAGCTTGATCGTCTGGAATTTGAATATCAAATTCTTTTTCGAATTCCATGATAAGTTCCACAGTGTCTAATGAATCAGCACCTAAATCGTTAGTGAAGCTTGCTTCTGCTACAACTTCGTTTTCGTCAACACCTAATTTGTCCACGATAATCGCTTTTACTCTTGATGCAATGTCTGACATAATCTTGTAATTTTAGTTTTAATTTGTTGGCAAAAATAAAAAACTTTATTTTAATACAACATTTTTTAGACGTAAATCTCCAAACGAATTTATAAAAAATCTGGTAGCACCTTAAATTTTCTTGTTTTTCGGCGTATTTTTAAATTTATTTTTTTTCTTTTGCGTAATGAAAAACAGTAGAATTTTATAGTTTTTCTATGATTTCAAAGCTACTAATTAGAGAAAAAGCATCATAAAAATGAAAAAAATCGTACTTTTTGCTTCTGGAAATGGAACGAATGCTGAAAACATCATGAATTATTTTAATCATTCTGCTGAAGTTAAAGTAGTTGGCGTTTTTTCAAATAATGAGCAAGCAAACGTAATAGAACGAGCTAAAAAATTTTCTGTTCCGTGTTTTGTCTTTTCCAAAACTGCATTGCAAAATGACGACGTTTTAAATGAATTAAAAAAAACAGATCCTGATTTAATAATATTAGCAGGTTTTTTACTAAAATTTCCTTCCCATATTATTGACCAATTTC containing:
- the fabF gene encoding beta-ketoacyl-ACP synthase II, yielding MQLKRVVVTGLGALTPIGNNIEEYWQGLISGKSGAAPITYYDTEKHKTKFACEVKNFNIEEYIDRKEARRLDKFAQYAIVASDEAIKDSNLDLEKINKYKVGVIWGAGIGGLETFQDEVLYYAKGDGTPKFNPFFIPKMIADIAPAHISMRNGFMGPNYTTVSACASSANALIDAFNYIRLGMCDVVVSGGSEAAVTIAGMGGFNSMHALSTRNDSPETASRPFDATRDGFVLGEGAGALVLEEYEHAKARGAKIYCEIGGGGMSSDAYHLTAPHPEGIGVIAVMKNCLDDAGMKPEDVDHINTHGTSTPLGDVAELKAINAVFGKHAKTININSTKSMTGHLLGAAGAIESIASILAMKHGIIPPTINHTTFDENIDASLNLTLNVAQKRNIKVAMSNTFGFGGHNACVLFKKLEE
- a CDS encoding acyl carrier protein is translated as MSDIASRVKAIIVDKLGVDENEVVAEASFTNDLGADSLDTVELIMEFEKEFDIQIPDDQAENISTVGQAISYIEEAKK